Proteins from a single region of Fusobacterium gonidiaformans ATCC 25563:
- a CDS encoding acyl-CoA carboxylase subunit beta: MGNYSMPNYFQNMEQIGKELTRIDEQNEQQIKEVEAKIASLVDELHAAGTSDEKIAEKGQLTALQRIAELVDEGTWCPLNSLYNPEDFETATGIVKGLGRINGKWAMVVASDNKKIVGAWVPGQSDNLLRASDTAKCLGIPLVYILNCSGVKLDEQEKVYANRRGGGTPFYRNAELQQAGIPVIVGIYGTNPAGGGYHSISPTILIAHKDANMAVGGAGIVGGMNPKGFIDQEGAEQIIEATAKAKGVDVPGTVSIHYDQTGFFREVYAEEIGVLDAIRYYMDCLPSYNLEFFRVDEPMEPALDPNDLYSILPMNQKKVYNIYDIIGRLVDNSEFSEYKKGYGPEMVTGIAKVDGLLVGIVANFQGLLMKYPEYKENAIGIGGKLYRQGLVKMNEFVTLCSRDKLPIIWLQDTTGIDVGNDAEKAELLGLGQSLIYSIQNSKVPQMEVTLRKGTAAAHYVLGGPQGNDTNAFSLGTAATEINVMNGETAATAMYSRRLVKDKKAGKDLTPTIDKMNKLINEYKEKSTPEYCAKTGMVDEIVNLYDIRAYMIAFANSAYQNPKAICAFHQMLLPRAIKEFNTYVKK, from the coding sequence ATGGGAAACTATTCAATGCCTAATTATTTCCAAAATATGGAACAAATTGGAAAAGAATTAACAAGAATTGATGAACAAAACGAACAACAAATTAAAGAGGTAGAAGCGAAGATTGCAAGTTTAGTAGATGAACTTCATGCAGCAGGAACTTCTGATGAAAAAATCGCTGAAAAAGGACAATTAACTGCTTTACAAAGAATTGCAGAATTGGTAGACGAAGGAACTTGGTGTCCATTAAACAGTCTATATAATCCAGAAGATTTTGAAACTGCAACTGGAATCGTAAAAGGTTTAGGAAGAATCAATGGAAAATGGGCTATGGTAGTAGCATCTGATAATAAGAAAATCGTAGGAGCTTGGGTACCGGGACAATCTGATAACTTATTAAGAGCTTCTGACACTGCAAAATGTTTAGGAATTCCTTTGGTATATATCTTAAACTGTAGTGGAGTTAAATTAGATGAACAAGAAAAAGTGTATGCAAACAGAAGAGGAGGAGGAACTCCTTTCTATCGAAATGCTGAATTACAACAAGCTGGAATTCCGGTTATTGTTGGAATCTATGGAACTAACCCGGCAGGTGGAGGATACCATAGTATCAGTCCTACTATCTTAATTGCTCATAAAGATGCAAATATGGCAGTTGGAGGAGCAGGAATTGTAGGAGGAATGAATCCAAAAGGATTTATCGATCAAGAAGGAGCAGAACAAATTATTGAAGCAACTGCAAAAGCAAAAGGTGTAGATGTTCCGGGAACTGTTTCTATTCACTATGATCAAACAGGGTTCTTCCGAGAAGTATACGCAGAAGAAATCGGAGTATTAGATGCAATTCGATACTACATGGATTGTTTACCTTCTTATAACTTAGAATTCTTCCGAGTGGATGAACCTATGGAACCGGCTTTGGATCCAAATGATTTATATTCTATTCTACCAATGAACCAAAAGAAAGTTTACAATATCTATGATATTATCGGAAGATTAGTAGATAACAGTGAATTCAGTGAATACAAAAAAGGATATGGACCAGAAATGGTAACTGGAATCGCAAAAGTAGACGGATTATTAGTAGGAATCGTTGCAAACTTCCAAGGATTATTGATGAAATATCCTGAATACAAAGAAAATGCAATTGGAATTGGTGGAAAATTATATCGACAAGGTCTTGTAAAAATGAATGAATTTGTAACTCTTTGCTCAAGAGATAAATTACCTATCATTTGGTTACAAGATACTACCGGAATCGATGTAGGAAACGATGCAGAAAAAGCTGAATTATTAGGATTAGGACAATCTTTGATTTACTCTATTCAAAATTCAAAAGTACCTCAAATGGAAGTTACTTTAAGAAAAGGAACTGCAGCAGCTCACTATGTATTAGGAGGACCTCAAGGAAATGATACAAACGCATTCTCTTTAGGAACTGCAGCAACTGAAATTAATGTAATGAATGGAGAAACTGCAGCAACTGCAATGTACTCAAGAAGATTAGTAAAAGATAAAAAAGCTGGAAAAGATTTAACTCCTACTATTGATAAAATGAATAAATTGATCAATGAATACAAGGAAAAATCAACTCCAGAATATTGTGCAAAAACAGGAATGGTAGATGAAATTGTAAATCTTTATGATATCAGAGCATATATGATTGCATTTGCAAATTCAGCATATCAAAATCCAAAAGCAATTTGTGCGTTCCATCAAATGCTTCTACCAAGAGCTATCAAAGAATTTAATACTTATGTAAAAAAATAA
- a CDS encoding S8 family peptidase, whose protein sequence is MTEYKKHYKIKLKKQNTKKEKDLQEERWEKFLKEKNISYEKKEFFPGYEIYKVGELSETLEKEIQENPEIDFIKPLHRYFLNFQTKQIETEKGTILKPKQGEKYPIVGVLDNGIAPLEEFENWLYQDETSYCKEEIYPSHGTFVAGVILYGDILSQEHWCGGREVQIFNAAVVPDFSVYQLEEDELYERIYKVISEHSWIKVWNLAISIRFPVEKDRISDFGLLLDYLQEKYDILICKSCGNGNFVENGKEAGMILQGSDTERALVVAACNRDKVVSSFSLSGKGHKILQKPDIAMYGGDVFRNEEGKRKIEGVFSFSPEGEIVSSFGTSFATARMTRIAANILFWKENSSSLFLKAMMVHAARGYEKYSLGYGCSLSSEEIYQEYQNSILEEGSLVEEESFLFYFSNHKIVATLTSDVVLDYHQEEEYILEDISWRIFYQGREITGENQLGNFEYFSSLKKLECEMKEENGEVKIVLFRRKKRKKTQENKEKLQYCLLWKK, encoded by the coding sequence ATGACAGAATATAAAAAACACTATAAGATTAAATTAAAGAAACAAAACACAAAAAAGGAAAAAGATTTGCAAGAGGAACGTTGGGAAAAATTTTTAAAGGAAAAAAACATCTCATATGAAAAGAAAGAATTTTTTCCGGGATATGAAATTTATAAAGTGGGAGAACTTTCAGAAACGTTAGAGAAAGAAATACAAGAGAATCCGGAAATAGATTTTATCAAACCCTTACATCGTTATTTTTTAAATTTTCAAACAAAACAAATAGAGACGGAGAAAGGAACTATTTTAAAGCCGAAACAGGGAGAGAAATATCCAATTGTGGGAGTTTTAGATAATGGAATTGCTCCTTTGGAAGAATTTGAAAATTGGTTATATCAGGATGAAACTTCGTATTGTAAAGAGGAGATTTATCCAAGTCATGGAACTTTTGTAGCGGGGGTTATTTTATATGGAGATATCCTTTCGCAGGAACATTGGTGCGGAGGAAGAGAGGTACAAATATTTAATGCGGCTGTTGTGCCGGATTTTTCGGTCTACCAATTAGAAGAAGATGAATTATATGAAAGAATTTATAAAGTGATCTCAGAACATTCTTGGATTAAGGTATGGAATCTTGCAATTAGTATCCGTTTTCCTGTGGAAAAAGATAGAATTTCTGATTTTGGACTTTTGTTGGATTACTTACAAGAAAAATATGATATTCTAATTTGTAAATCTTGTGGAAACGGAAATTTTGTAGAAAACGGAAAAGAAGCTGGAATGATTTTACAAGGCTCCGATACGGAGAGAGCTTTAGTTGTAGCAGCTTGTAATCGAGATAAGGTAGTTTCTAGTTTTAGTTTGAGTGGAAAAGGTCATAAAATTTTGCAAAAACCCGATATTGCTATGTATGGGGGAGATGTTTTTCGGAATGAAGAAGGGAAGAGAAAAATAGAAGGAGTTTTTTCATTTTCTCCGGAGGGAGAGATTGTCAGCTCTTTTGGAACAAGCTTTGCAACGGCTAGGATGACTAGAATTGCGGCTAATATTTTATTTTGGAAAGAAAACTCAAGCTCTTTGTTTTTGAAGGCAATGATGGTACATGCTGCAAGGGGTTATGAAAAATATTCTCTTGGTTATGGTTGTTCTCTTTCTTCTGAAGAGATTTATCAAGAATATCAAAATTCTATCTTGGAAGAGGGAAGTCTTGTAGAGGAAGAGTCGTTTCTTTTCTATTTTTCTAATCATAAAATCGTAGCAACGCTGACTTCGGATGTTGTTTTAGATTATCATCAAGAAGAAGAATATATTTTGGAAGATATTTCTTGGAGGATATTCTATCAAGGTCGAGAGATAACGGGAGAAAATCAGTTGGGAAATTTTGAATATTTTTCATCTTTAAAAAAATTAGAATGTGAAATGAAAGAAGAAAATGGAGAAGTGAAAATTGTTCTTTTTAGAAGAAAGAAAAGAAAAAAAACACAGGAAAATAAAGAGAAACTTCAATATTGTTTGCTTTGGAAAAAATAA
- a CDS encoding biotin/lipoyl-containing protein: MKYVVTVNGEKFEVEVERADGRSAGLSRRPMERGERAAAPVQKAAPVVEAPKATPAAAPAPAATSSGTANAVVSPMPGVILDLKVKEGDMVTVGQAVVVLEAMKMENEIVSEFAGKVTSIKVKKGDNVDTDAVLVEIQ; encoded by the coding sequence ATGAAGTATGTTGTAACAGTAAATGGAGAAAAATTTGAAGTTGAGGTAGAAAGAGCAGATGGAAGATCAGCAGGATTATCTAGAAGACCAATGGAAAGAGGAGAAAGAGCAGCAGCTCCAGTTCAAAAAGCAGCACCAGTTGTAGAAGCACCAAAAGCAACTCCTGCAGCAGCTCCAGCACCTGCAGCAACAAGCTCAGGAACAGCAAATGCAGTAGTAAGCCCTATGCCGGGAGTTATCTTAGATTTGAAAGTAAAAGAAGGAGATATGGTAACAGTAGGACAAGCAGTTGTTGTTTTAGAAGCAATGAAAATGGAAAACGAAATTGTTTCTGAATTTGCAGGAAAAGTAACATCTATTAAAGTAAAAAAAGGAGACAATGTCGATACAGATGCAGTATTGGTAGAAATTCAATAA
- a CDS encoding OadG family protein, which yields MITTEYIGFLESLFTSILGMAIVFMSLVFLAIFVMIVSKVIGSLEKTLLDKKSEAKVLTKPVEVPKKDNKEALKIAVITAAISEERREPVDRFVITNIQKI from the coding sequence ATGATTACAACAGAGTACATTGGATTTTTAGAAAGTTTGTTTACATCTATTTTAGGAATGGCTATTGTTTTTATGTCATTAGTCTTTTTGGCAATATTTGTTATGATTGTATCAAAAGTAATAGGATCGCTAGAAAAGACGCTTTTGGACAAAAAATCAGAAGCAAAAGTATTGACAAAACCAGTAGAAGTACCAAAAAAAGATAATAAAGAAGCTTTGAAAATTGCAGTGATTACAGCCGCGATTAGCGAAGAAAGAAGAGAACCGGTAGACAGATTCGTAATAACCAACATTCAAAAAATTTAA
- the gctA gene encoding glutaconate CoA-transferase subunit A — MSKVMSLYDAIKTYVKSGDSICIGGFTTNRKPYAAVYEILRQGLGDFTGYSGPAGGDWDMLIGEGRVRNFINCYIANSGYTNVCRRFRHEVEKVGKMNLEDYSQDVIMYMLHASSLGLPFLPVKLMQGSDLVNKWGISKEVREKDPKLPNDKLVEIENPLVPGEKVVAVPVPRLDVALIHVQKASINGTCSIEGDEFHDIDIAIAAKHCIVTCEELVTEEEIRKDPSKNSIPQFCVDAVVHAPFGAHPSQCYNYYDYDADFYKMYDKVTKTEEDFKAFLQEWVYDIKDNEEYINKVGASRLAKLRVVPGFGYAAKLVKEAK, encoded by the coding sequence GTGAGTAAAGTAATGTCATTGTATGACGCAATCAAAACTTATGTAAAATCAGGAGACAGTATTTGTATCGGTGGTTTTACAACAAACAGAAAACCATATGCAGCAGTGTATGAAATTTTAAGACAAGGATTAGGAGATTTTACAGGATATTCTGGTCCGGCAGGTGGAGATTGGGATATGTTGATCGGAGAAGGAAGAGTAAGAAACTTCATCAACTGTTATATTGCAAACTCAGGGTATACAAATGTATGTAGAAGATTCCGACATGAAGTAGAAAAAGTTGGAAAAATGAATTTAGAAGATTATTCTCAAGACGTTATTATGTATATGTTACATGCTTCTTCGTTGGGATTACCATTTTTACCAGTAAAATTGATGCAAGGATCAGACCTTGTTAATAAATGGGGAATCAGTAAAGAAGTGAGAGAAAAGGATCCTAAATTACCAAATGATAAATTAGTGGAAATTGAAAATCCTTTAGTTCCTGGAGAAAAAGTAGTAGCAGTTCCAGTTCCTAGATTGGACGTAGCTCTAATTCACGTACAAAAAGCATCTATCAACGGAACTTGTTCGATTGAAGGAGATGAATTCCACGATATCGATATCGCTATCGCAGCAAAACATTGTATTGTAACTTGTGAAGAATTAGTAACAGAAGAAGAAATTAGAAAAGATCCAAGCAAGAACTCAATTCCACAATTCTGTGTGGATGCAGTAGTTCACGCACCATTTGGAGCACATCCATCTCAATGTTATAACTACTATGACTATGATGCAGATTTCTATAAAATGTATGATAAAGTAACAAAAACAGAAGAAGATTTTAAAGCCTTCTTACAAGAATGGGTATATGACATTAAAGATAATGAAGAATATATCAATAAAGTCGGAGCTAGTAGATTGGCAAAATTACGAGTTGTACCAGGATTCGGATATGCTGCGAAATTAGTGAAGGAGGCAAAATAA
- the gctB gene encoding glutaconate CoA-transferase subunit B, which translates to MANYKNYTNKEMQAITIAKEITDGQIVIVGTGLPLIGASLAKRIFAPNCKLIVESGLMDCSPIEVPRSVGDCRLMAHCGVQWPNIRFIGFEANELLNGNDRMIAFIGGAQIDPYGNVNSTCIGDYHHPKTRFTGSGGANAIATYSNTVIMMQHEKRRFIDQVDYVTSVGWGDGVGGREKLGLPGNRGPIAVVTDRGILRFDEKTKRMYLAGYYPTSSIEDIIENTGFEIDTSRAVLLEAPSEDVIKMIREEIDPGQAFIKVPVEE; encoded by the coding sequence ATGGCAAACTACAAAAACTATACCAATAAAGAAATGCAAGCAATTACTATTGCAAAAGAAATTACAGATGGACAAATTGTAATCGTAGGAACAGGACTTCCTTTGATTGGAGCTTCTTTAGCAAAAAGAATTTTTGCTCCAAATTGTAAATTGATCGTAGAAAGTGGACTTATGGACTGTAGTCCAATTGAAGTACCAAGAAGTGTTGGAGATTGCAGATTGATGGCTCACTGTGGAGTACAATGGCCAAACATTCGTTTCATCGGATTTGAAGCAAATGAATTATTAAATGGTAATGATAGAATGATTGCTTTCATCGGAGGAGCACAAATCGATCCTTATGGAAACGTAAACTCAACTTGTATTGGAGATTACCATCATCCAAAAACAAGATTCACAGGTTCTGGAGGAGCAAATGCTATCGCAACTTACTCAAATACAGTTATCATGATGCAACATGAAAAAAGAAGATTCATTGATCAAGTTGACTATGTAACAAGTGTAGGATGGGGAGACGGAGTAGGAGGAAGAGAAAAATTAGGACTTCCTGGAAACAGAGGACCAATTGCAGTTGTAACAGATAGAGGAATATTACGATTTGATGAAAAAACTAAGAGAATGTACTTAGCAGGATACTATCCAACTTCATCTATCGAAGATATTATTGAAAATACCGGATTTGAAATTGATACTTCTAGAGCTGTTTTATTAGAAGCTCCAAGTGAAGATGTTATCAAAATGATTCGAGAAGAAATTGATCCAGGACAAGCATTCATTAAAGTACCAGTAGAAGAATAA
- a CDS encoding PRD domain-containing protein — protein MALNTKHFEILKELKKEDDLKRVANIFNQTERNIRYKIQELNENLGQEKIFIKKRKIYCLLDEQDISSLIKGLNVQNYVYEQKERMDLLIIKTILREDEFQIEEIADSLQMSKSTLRADIKILAEKLRKVGIHLEQYSNKKYRAQYKNNDLIYYLSIFLYNYVTFDEGRKAISFKRSNYFEKIVYEILTKMYFSVLEDSYQKIKSIDLPYTDETLNLLILLISVLKLRKLNSEDLEVLNKKVLKETKEFKVLRKTFPELSELNIYFLTDYLLRISCDEKEIFARHRNWIEIELGVYRLIKEFEHLKKVQLVKNKKLLDDILYYIKPLIYRSSKQIELKNTVLKEVKSIYGDTFYYLKKAFQSFETLLGLEVSDNEIGFLVPIFQVALRNRVRKAKKILVVSSYKRNLINFLLARLEEEFLVEIVNVISMKQLDNFQEEVDLIITTSDLSQMNLKLPFCRVSPILTESDRNHLEEFELPPQDKNISLDTLMNVIERNLEGQKWSHLKLKEDLLQSFPNIIVDEKSQERKESLVIQKYQMKELDVFDWKEAVKAAAEILWKHKYVKKAYMEDICNHLEEEALMFLLNENSALFYTEPKENVYHTGFSIVHVETPLLLKDKKIEYFVCFAPKGDAEDQNLLFQLNDFFEEENFENTLKSILRKK, from the coding sequence TTGGCACTGAATACAAAACATTTTGAAATTTTGAAAGAATTGAAAAAAGAAGATGATTTAAAGAGGGTTGCAAATATCTTTAATCAAACAGAAAGAAATATTCGTTATAAGATTCAAGAGCTAAATGAAAATTTGGGGCAAGAGAAAATCTTTATTAAGAAGAGAAAAATTTATTGCCTTTTAGATGAGCAAGACATTTCTTCTTTAATCAAAGGCTTAAATGTACAGAATTATGTATACGAGCAAAAAGAAAGAATGGATCTTTTGATTATTAAGACTATTTTACGCGAAGATGAATTTCAGATTGAAGAGATTGCAGACAGTTTACAAATGAGTAAATCTACCTTACGGGCAGATATTAAAATTTTAGCTGAAAAATTAAGAAAAGTAGGAATTCATTTGGAGCAATATTCCAATAAAAAATATAGAGCACAATATAAAAATAATGATTTGATATATTACTTATCGATTTTCTTGTATAATTATGTAACTTTTGATGAAGGTAGAAAAGCAATTTCTTTTAAAAGAAGTAACTATTTTGAAAAAATTGTTTATGAAATTTTAACAAAAATGTATTTTTCTGTCTTAGAAGATAGTTATCAAAAAATAAAATCAATTGATTTACCTTATACAGACGAAACTTTGAATCTTTTGATTTTACTCATTTCTGTATTAAAATTGAGAAAGCTCAATTCAGAAGATTTAGAAGTATTAAATAAGAAAGTTTTAAAAGAAACAAAAGAATTTAAGGTTTTAAGAAAGACTTTTCCGGAGTTATCCGAATTAAATATTTATTTTTTAACAGACTATTTACTTCGAATTTCTTGTGATGAAAAAGAAATCTTTGCGAGGCATCGAAATTGGATTGAAATTGAGTTAGGTGTCTATCGTTTAATAAAAGAATTTGAACATTTAAAGAAAGTTCAACTGGTAAAAAACAAAAAATTACTGGATGACATTTTATACTATATCAAACCTTTGATATATCGAAGTTCTAAGCAAATTGAGTTAAAAAATACGGTGTTAAAAGAAGTGAAATCTATTTATGGAGATACTTTTTATTATTTGAAAAAAGCCTTTCAAAGTTTTGAAACTCTATTGGGCTTAGAAGTTTCTGATAATGAGATTGGATTTTTGGTTCCTATTTTTCAGGTGGCTTTACGAAATCGTGTGAGAAAAGCGAAAAAAATATTGGTAGTATCTTCTTATAAGAGAAATTTAATCAATTTTTTATTAGCTCGATTAGAAGAAGAATTTTTGGTTGAAATTGTCAATGTTATCTCTATGAAACAATTGGATAATTTTCAAGAAGAAGTCGATTTGATTATTACAACTTCCGATTTGTCACAGATGAATTTGAAGCTTCCTTTTTGTAGGGTAAGCCCGATTTTAACAGAATCTGATAGAAATCATTTGGAGGAATTCGAGTTGCCTCCTCAAGATAAAAATATTTCTTTAGATACTTTAATGAATGTCATTGAAAGAAATTTAGAAGGACAAAAATGGAGTCATTTAAAGTTAAAAGAAGATTTATTACAAAGCTTTCCAAATATCATTGTAGATGAAAAATCACAAGAGAGAAAAGAAAGTTTAGTGATTCAAAAATACCAAATGAAAGAATTAGATGTTTTTGATTGGAAAGAAGCTGTAAAAGCTGCTGCAGAAATACTTTGGAAACATAAATATGTGAAAAAAGCTTATATGGAAGACATTTGTAATCATTTGGAAGAAGAGGCTTTGATGTTTCTCCTAAATGAAAATAGTGCTCTATTTTACACAGAACCAAAAGAAAATGTATATCACACCGGCTTTTCTATTGTTCATGTGGAAACACCACTTTTGTTAAAAGATAAAAAAATAGAATATTTTGTATGCTTTGCTCCAAAAGGGGATGCAGAAGATCAAAATTTACTTTTTCAATTAAATGATTTTTTTGAAGAAGAAAATTTTGAAAATACATTAAAGAGTATTTTAAGAAAAAAATAA
- a CDS encoding sodium ion-translocating decarboxylase subunit beta, whose protein sequence is MEFIKILEIMMAKSGFVALTWQSLVMFVISFILIYLAIVKQFEPLLLLPIAFGVFLTNLPLADLMKEADPWYASGVLRIIYNGIKSNLFPCLIFMGIGAMTDFGPLIANPISLLLGAAAQFGIYVTFMFANSLPFFSAKQAAAIAIIGGADGPTSIYLANNLAPELLAPIAVAAYSYMALIPLIQPPIMKLLTTKKERAVKMKQLRKISKVEKIVFPIGTVLFTTLLLPSVAPLLGMLMLGNIFKESGVVQRLSDTAQNALINIVTIMLGVTVGATANGELFLRLETIAIIFMGLFAFCMSTVGGVLLGKVLYLVTGGKINPLIGSAGVSAVPMAARVSQTVGASENPTNFLLMHAMGPNVAGVIGSAVAAGYFMLIFGR, encoded by the coding sequence ATGGAATTCATTAAAATTTTAGAAATCATGATGGCAAAATCCGGTTTTGTTGCATTAACATGGCAAAGCTTGGTTATGTTTGTCATCTCATTTATTTTAATTTATTTAGCCATTGTAAAGCAGTTTGAACCTCTATTGTTATTACCAATTGCATTTGGAGTTTTCTTAACAAACTTACCTTTGGCGGATTTGATGAAAGAAGCAGATCCTTGGTATGCTTCCGGAGTATTACGAATTATTTATAATGGTATCAAAAGTAACTTATTCCCTTGTTTAATTTTTATGGGAATTGGGGCAATGACAGATTTCGGACCATTGATTGCAAATCCAATTAGTTTATTATTGGGAGCAGCAGCACAATTCGGAATTTATGTAACTTTTATGTTTGCAAATTCATTGCCGTTTTTCTCAGCAAAGCAAGCTGCAGCTATTGCAATTATTGGAGGAGCAGATGGCCCAACCTCTATTTATTTAGCAAATAACTTGGCACCGGAACTTCTAGCACCGATTGCTGTAGCAGCTTATTCATATATGGCGTTGATTCCGTTGATTCAACCACCTATTATGAAATTATTAACAACAAAAAAAGAAAGAGCAGTTAAAATGAAACAATTGAGAAAAATTAGTAAAGTAGAAAAAATTGTTTTCCCAATTGGAACTGTTTTATTCACAACCTTATTATTACCATCAGTGGCACCTTTATTAGGAATGTTGATGCTTGGAAATATTTTTAAAGAATCTGGAGTAGTACAAAGATTATCAGATACAGCTCAAAATGCTTTGATCAACATTGTAACTATTATGTTAGGGGTTACTGTTGGAGCAACAGCAAATGGAGAATTGTTCTTACGTTTAGAAACGATTGCTATTATTTTTATGGGATTATTTGCTTTCTGTATGTCAACAGTGGGTGGAGTTCTATTAGGAAAGGTGTTATACTTAGTTACCGGCGGAAAAATCAATCCATTGATTGGATCAGCAGGAGTATCCGCAGTACCTATGGCTGCCAGAGTTTCTCAAACGGTAGGAGCTTCTGAAAATCCAACAAATTTCTTATTGATGCATGCAATGGGACCAAACGTAGCAGGAGTTATTGGATCAGCAGTTGCCGCTGGATATTTTATGTTAATTTTTGGAAGATAG